The following is a genomic window from Bacteroidia bacterium.
TGTAGCGGATCTCGGATTTCTTTTTCCCGTTTTCATACCAGTCGATGCGCGTTCCGTGCACACGACCGTTGCTGTGCGGAATTTCCGTCTGTATCTGCCCGGAAGCGAACCAGCGGCGTGCGGTGCCGTGGATCACGCCATCCTTGAACGGTATTTCGGATTTCTTGTTGCCATTCTGATACCATTCCACCTGCGAGCCGTGCTCCTTGCCGTTGCGGTACAACGCTTCACTCCGCTTCTTCCCGTCGGGATACCATATCGTTTCCTTGCCGTGCGGGAGCCCGTTTGTATGCGGTGTCTCGAATTCCCTGGCGCCGGATTCGTACCAGCCGCGGGACGTGCCTTCAATCCTGCCCTTTTTGTACGTGACTTCGCTCATTTTCCCGCCGCCGCGAAAGTACGTCGTTGCAACGCCGTCCACTGTTCCGTTCACAAAGGTCAGCACGGAGTAAAACGCGGCCGAGTCCGGATGCGCGACGGGCTTCATGTCTTTGTCGAACAACAGCGTCCACCGTCCCTGCTGCCTCCCTTTCTCGTCGAGTTTGTTCGGGGATTGGGGAAATTGCGCGAAGGCAGCACCGTGCGGAACCAGAGTGATGAACAGCAGCATTACGATGACGACGAACACGGGAGCGACTCCGCGAAGCGAGTGAATGCCACAATGCGGGATCGTACAGAGGAGAGATTCAGCGGAAGGACAGATCATGGTGTAACACCCTTTCGTTGCGCCAGACACACATACCGAAAGATAACGGGAATCGGGAATTCCTCACTCCTTGTAACTCATCAATTTGTGCGTGCCGTTCAACTGCACGATAGAGCCCGCGTACGCGAGCTCAACGGACTTTCCCCGCTCGTCCAGCACGTCCACGCGCGTACCGCTCCACACCTCGAAGGATGCGTATTTCTCCACTCCTTCGACGAAGCGTAAGCGTGTGATCGAGTATCTGCGCCCGCCGAGGTCACGCAACATGCGCCTGAGTCCCTTGTCGCTTTTGATTGCGAGATTCCTCCAGGCAAAGCCTTCGGGGACGTTCATCGCCGGATCGCTCATGGGAAATTCCGGCCATAGCCAATGCTGAAATTCCTCTTCCGTCACCAACAGCGAAGCCAATGTCGCAGTGTCGCGCTCGGCGATGGCGCTGATATAGATGGAGAACAGCGAATCAACCGTCGGAAATACAGGCGAGAACTTCCTGGCGCGAACGGAGTCCGGCAGTTCGCCCTCGGACTTCTGATCGACCGTTGCGTCGTCCGCCGCGGCGTGCGTATTCTTTTCGCGCTGGCCGCAACTCGCCAGGAGAAGCACGGTGAGGAGAAGAAGAATGCGTTTCATACGAGCTGAGAATAATGTGGCCGTGCGCGTGAGAATGCGGATGCGTCGGCATCAGTACAAAATAGGGAAACAACGGAATAATCGTGAGGCCAGAGGCGGGGGCCCGCACCGTGTCCGGTAACGGTATCCCGCCCCTGGCCTCAGCGCCTGAGATCAGGGGACACGTTCGCGTTTAGTTCTTCGCGAAATTCGTCCAGCCACTCAACCAGTTCGTCGCACCATCGAAGGCGCCGACATACGGGGCGGCGGTAAAGAAGCCCTTGCTCATGGGATCCATTGTCGGATCGGCCGCACCGCTCAATGCAGGGCTACCCGCCTTCGGACGGGGATCAGGCGTGGTAAACACGATGCTGGTCAGCATGGGATCCGCTTCGCGGGTGTTCCACTCGGCGGGAATGCTCTGCACGGTCGTGCCGGAGCTGGTACGATGCGCGTAGCCGCCCTTTCCGCCGTGGAAAATCGAGTTCTTGATGTAGGATGCGCCGCTGGTCATGTGACCAATGGAGCCGCTGCCGTCCACCACGGCCGAGTAATTGCCGAAGTTGGTAACAAGCACGTTGGCAAATCGGGGTTGGCTGTTACGACGAATGTAGAGACCGTCGTTGTTGTCATCATTCGCCTTTTCCTTGCCCGTACCGATCACCGTCCAGTTGTAAATGAGCGGGCTGGTCAGCGTCTGTGTGCCGTCGTACGAGAGACCGTCGGCGCCGCTGGTCGGGGCGGTGGTCATGTTGCTGCTGCCGGAAGCGTCGTTGTCCATTTCGAGGCCGCGGTTCGCAAGATCGGGATCCTGCAGGGCAAGGAGGAATTGCAGCTTACCGGAGAAACCATAGTCCATGTCGAATGCATCGTCGTCGTTGCCGGAGCTGACAAGCCACTTGCCGTTCACGGTACCACCGAACCATTCGAAACCGTCATCGGCGATGAAATGTGTCTGCACATGCTCGATGATGGTGCCGGTGCCGACGCCGTTGAGCGTGAGGCCGTTGATTTCATTGTCCGGTGTAATCTTGGTGCCGCCGTACTCGATGCGCACGTAACGAAGAATACCGCTGTTGTCGTCGGCCTTTGCGCCGCCATAGGCGCCGGTGTTGCCTTCGCCGACGCCGGTGCCGCCCGGCCAGTTGGTGGGTGCCAGGCCATTGAGCACGATACCGCCCCAGTCGCCACGCTTGCGCTGGCCGGCGGGCTGGCTGGAAGTAAAGATGATCGGTTTGGACGCGGTGCCGTCGGCAATGATTTTACCGCTTGCCTGATTGCCGCTGCCACGCACGGTGATGAGCGCGCCCTTGGTGGCGAAATCACCTTCAATGCGCGTCCCGGCGGGAATGGTGAGCACGGCACCGGGCTGCACGAGCACAAAGCCCTTGAGCACGTAGACGCTGTCCGCATTCAGGGTGCGGCTGCCAAGAATGTTGCCTGCGAGTTCCGCGCGTGTGTCGGTGGGGTTGGGATTGATCGGGGTGCTGTCGTCGTCGTCGCTGCAACCACCGAAGATCAACGCACCGGCAAGAGTACCGAGCGCAAGAAAACGGGTGATGGAAGACATACAAAAAACTCCGGTAATGTAATAAATAGTGTGAGTGAACGATGCTGGTCCCGGGTACCGACGTCGCGGGAGGGGATGGGCATCAGCCCATCCGCACCCCGTACGACATCGTGTCCGAGAAGACAATTCTCATGTTACAGGCTGTAGGACAAGCCGAGGGAGAACGACCGGCCTATCGAATACCGCGAGGTCTCCAGGTCGCCCATGCGGAAGATGTAATCCTCATTCAGGAGGTTCTTCATGGCGAGCTTGACGCTGACGGTTTCCAGAACTTTCTGCGCTATGGTGAGATCGAGCTGATTGCGGGCCTGTTCGTACGTATCGTCATACCCGCTGGTGCCGATCTCGCGAATGCGTTCGCCGAGCAGATTGTAGAACAGCATCACGTTCGTGCCCGTCGGTGCGCTGTACCCGAGCGAAAGATTTACCACATACGGCGACATCCCTTCGAGCGGACGTTCGCTGTTGGCGAAGCCGGCGGCCGACAGGTAGTCGAGCCCCGGAATGGCGCGCACCGCGAAGTTCTCGTCCTTACGGAATTCGATGCGCGACTGCACCAGCGTGACATTCATCCCGACGTTGAAATTCTCGAGCAGGTCGTGAGCGAAGCCGAGATTCTTGCGCACCTCGAATTCGAGGCCGACATTCTCCGCGTCGTTCGCGTTGATGGGGATGACGAAGTTGTTGTTGGCGCTGGGATACAGCACTTTCTCGATAGGATCGTTGAACTGCTTGTAAAATGCGCTCACGGCGACGATTTCACCCGGATTGGGATACCATTCCCAGCGGACATCGTAATTCTGAATGTCCGTTTGTTTCAGCGCGGCGTTGCCGAAGGTGCTCGTACGATAATCGTCGAAGCGGAACGGCGCCAGCTCGCGGAATTCGGGACGGGCAATGGTCTTGCTGAACGCCGCGCGGAGATTCATGTTCGGTGTGACGGTGTAGACCAGATTCACCGCAGGCAGAATGTTCGCGTCTTTCAGGGAGGCATTCATATTTTCGGGAGACGTCACGCCGAAAGGATCGAAGGACGTGACTTCCGTAGCGATATTCTCGTAGCGGGCACCGGCGATCATACGGAGCCGGTCGGTCAGGGCGAGGTCAATCATGGCATACCCCGCGAAGGTGGCCTCGTCGGCATCGTAGGAATCATTGGCGGCGGTGGCATCGAGAAATTCGATATTGCCGGCGGCGACGTTTTCCGGTGTGAACAGTTCTTCGGGCGACAGATATTGCGATGCGCTGTTCACATTGCTGAACAAAAATCGGCGGGCGCTGAATTCGCGTGTGCGCACATCCGCCAGCGCTCCGACTTTAACGCGGCTGTTCTGACCCAAGGCGTTGACGGGAACAATCCAGTCCAGCCCGGCGCTGTAGCTCTGATCGTTGAGATCGGAGAAAAAGCGTCCGTTGCCGCTGCCGAAATTGTTGGGCAGGAAATAGCGGCCGGTGCTCTGCTCCAGCGCGTACACGGTTTCACGGTTGTCCGGTTCGTCGCGCTGTGCCGTGGCTATGGACGCGCGCCATTCCAGACGCGAATCGAGTGTGTTCTTCATCTGATGTTCGCCCGACAGCACGGAGGAGAAAATGGTGCGTCCCACGAACTGGAGACGGGACGAGCGATAGAAACCGGAAGATGATCCCTGCGCGCTGTAGCCGTCAATGAGGCGAGCCTCGTCGTCGGACGAGCGGTTGAAAATGGACTTGACGCTGATTTTATCGTTGTCGGAAAGACGCGTGCTGAGATTGAGCAGAGCGCCCCAGAGCACGGAGTTCGTTCCCTGGCGCACGGTGTAATCGTCCTTGAGCTGGGCGACACCGGTCGCGGGATCAATTTCCTGCGTCGGATAGCGCTCGCGTTTCTCGCGGTAGCTGGTTTCGGCGCTGTAGGACAGCGAGGCGAGATACCCCACCGGCAGCGAGCCGAGTGTGAACTGATCACCGATGGAGAAATTCACACCGAGATTCGGCGCGGCGGTACGGTTTTCCGGCGTCCACTGATTGTTGAACAGTCCCAGCAGTCCCGCGCTCTGTGCGGCGGTGGGACGGTTCGAAGGAGGCGTGGAGGGCACGGCCGAAGGCAACGAGCGCGTGCCATCGTCAAAGCCGAGGAAATCCGTCGCACCGCCCGTGTATCCGGGAATGGAAGCGGACGAGGTATTGGTGTTGAAACCCGTGGAAATACCCGCGTTCATCGTGAACGCCGTGGGAAATTCCCGTGTATTGATTTTTACCAGACCGCCGGAGAAATTTCCGGGTTGATCGGGGGTAAAGGTTTTCGCGGTAATAAGATTCTGAATCATATTCGAAGGAAAAAGGTCGAACGGCACCACCTTTTTCTCGGGTTCGGGACTGGGAATAGACACGTCGTTGAGCTGTGTGTTGCTGTAACGCTCGCCGAGTCCGCGCACGTAGGTGTATTTTCCGCCGACGACGGACACACCGGTGACGCGCTTGACGGCATCGGCTGCATCGGAGTCGGGAGAGCGTTTGATCTGTTCTTCACTGATGGCGTCGCTCACGCCGGCAGCTTTTTTCTGCAACGCCAGCAGCGCGGCCTCGGAATTGCGCACGGCTGCAGCTTCCACCACAACCTCTTCCATTTCAAAAGTCTCGGACTCGAGCGAGACGTTGATCGTCGTCGGCTTGCCGGCGACCAATTCCACTCCGCGGACCAATTTCTTCGTATAGGAAACGTAGGAAATCTGCAGATCATACTTCCCGGCCGACAGGTCCCGTATCAGGTACACTCCATCGAGATCGGTGGTTGCGCCTTTGCTTTTACCGACGAGCAGCACGTTGGCGCCGATGAGGGGCTCTCCCGTCGCGGCATCCACGACCTTACCGGAGACGCTTGCGTTCTGGGAGAGCGCGAGAGAGGGGAAAAACAGGACCAGAGCGACGAACAGTCGCCGCCATTTGATGAACTTGAGCATGGTATGTCTTCTCGGACATGAATGAAACATGCTTCAAATTATCCCCGCCGTGTTAGGGGTTTATTAGCGATGCGTTTGTTTTCGGTGTGAAATGCGGCGGGGAGGGTGAAGGGTGAATCGTTAAGCGTTAAACGTGAAACGTTAATCGTGAAACGTGAAACGTGAAACGTTAATCGTGAAACGTTAATCGTGAAACGTTAATCGTGAAACGTTAATCGTGAAACGTGAAACGTTAATCGTGAAACGTGACACGAGACGCCAAGCCCGAAGGGCGACACCTCCTGTACCCCCCAACGGCAGCTGGGGGCCGCACGCCACTCCTGCCGATCCCAAGCCCGAAGGGCGACACTTGGAGAGGTAAAGGGTGAAGGGTGAAGAGCCCGAAGGGCGACACTTCCACCAACCCCACACGTGAGTGTGGGGGGGCACACGCGACAGCAGCCACGACCTCCCAAGCTCAGCCTAGGCTGACGACACCTCCTGTACCCCCCCAACGGCAGTTGGGGACCGCACGGCACTCCTGCCGATCCCAAGCCCGAAGGGCGACACTTGGAGAGGTAAAGGGTGAAGGGTGAAGGGTGAAGGGTGAAGGGTGAAGAGCCCGAAGGGCGACACTTCCACCAACCCCACACGTGAGTGTGGGGGGGCACACGCGACAGCAGCCAAGACCTCCCAAGCTCAGCCTAGGCTGACGACACCTCCTGTACCCCCCCAACGGCAGTTGGGAGCCGCACGCCACTCCTGCCGATCCCAATCCCGAAGGGCGACACTTGGAGAGGTAAAGGGTGAAGGGTGAAGAGCCCGAAGGGCGACACTTCCACCAACCCCACACGTGAGTGTGGGGGGGCACACGCGACAGCAGCCACGACCTCCCAAGCTCAGCCCAGGCTGACGACACTTCCTCTAACCCCCAACGGCAGCTGGGGGCCGCACGTCACTCCTGCCGATCTCAAACCCGAAGGGCGACACTTGGAGAGGTAAAGGGTGAAGGGTGAAGGGTGAAGAGCCCGAAGGGCGACACTTCCACCAACCCCACACGTGAGTGTGGGGGGCACACGCGACAGCAGCCACGACCTCCCAAGCTCAGCCTAGGCTGACGACACCTCCTTTACCCCCCAACGGCAGCTGGGGGCCGCACGCGACAAGCACCCAACGCGCCAAGCCCGAACAGCGGATGCAGTCCATTGTGCGGGCATCCGAAACGTACTCGCGTGCTCTCCGCTCTCTGCTCTCCGCTCTCCGCTCTCCGCTCTCCGCTCCCGCTCTCCCCGCTCACTCTTTCCCGAACAGCGTCCGGTACATCAAACGATAGATTTCGGTGTTGTCCACCGATGCGGGGAGGTGTTCCGCATTCAGGCCATGCGCGCGCGCGACAATGGCGCCCATGACGTCTTCTTCGCACGCCCAGGCGATGCCGAAGCGCAGGCGTGTGCCGAAAGCATCGGGAGCGGCGGTGAACGGAAGCGTCGCGGTCCCGCCCATGCCATCCAAAGGTGATCCGTTGTCCGTCACTGTCGGAAGTGGCGCATCAAATTCCTCCGCTGCCCGAACGCTGTACACTTCCATGCCCCCGGCGTCGCTGTCAGCCGCCGTCAGCAGCAGCGTCTCAGGGTGTCGTGCGATGTACTCCAAGGCCACCCCGATTGCCTCATTTGCACGCGACAGCGCGGTCAGGGCGCCGATTGCATTGTTGTCGTTGGCGAAGTTGTCGGATCCTTCCTCTTCGACGACGAGTATAAACTGTTTCCCCATTTTCTGAAATATGTTCAATGTCGCGGCGGTCATTTCCGCGACCGTGGGCGCGTCTGGTTGATACAGCGGGAGTCCCTTTGCTTTCAACTCCTCCTCGCTCATATCGTTGAAGGTGTGCTTCGCCGCGAACACGCCGAGGAGCTTCTCTACCCCGTCGGGAAGAGCGAGTAATTCGTCGCGGGTGAAGATCACGGTGTAGCCGGCGGCCCGCGCTTCTTCGATCAGGTTACGGCCATCTTTCCGCACTCCTTCTCCGCCATGACGCCCGCGCTGTCCGGCGGGAAGAAGCAGATTCTCGCCTCCGCCCATGATGACATCCACGCCACCGGCAAGGAGCTTTGCGGTGATGGTGTCGGTGGAAGCCCTGTCGAAAGCGCCGGCAACGAACACCGCGGTGCCGGGCTCCGCGAGGTGACCGCTGTTGATCAGTCCCGTAACGATACCGCGTTCTATCGCTTCGGTCATGATGCTCACTGTTCTTCCCGTCGGCGTCGTCACAGGTTTCTCCGGAACATGCCCGAAGGTGTCGTAATCCACTTTCACCCCGAAGGCGTGCGTCGTCGCGCCCGCATGCGAGGTGCTTCCGGCGGAATTGCGCTGATGCCCGCGGTACAAACCCAGACGCTCCATGCGATCCCAGTGCAGCATGCCGTCGGGACCCTGCTCCAGCAGCCGCAGCGCTCCCCACATGGAAGCGCCGCTGCCGTCCGGATGAATGAATATGACATTGCCGGTGAGCGCCTGCTGGGCGATTCCCTTACCGCCGATGATCGCGATGAGCGCAAAAAAGCAGAGGACAAAAGATGTTCGCACGAGAGCACTTCCGGCTGGTGATACAGTACATGGAAGATACTGATGTCGCTTCTTCCGCCGGAAGGTTCGGATGTTAGAATTGTATAAGAAATCCGGAAGGAAGCAGAGAGCGAAGAGCAGAGAGCACGGCCGCGGGAGAGTGCTCCCATCGTGCAGACACCGCACGTCGGGAGGAAAGTGGAAAGCGTAGAGCAGAGAGCACGGCCGCGGGAGAGTGCTCCCATCGTGCAGACACCGCACGTCGGGAGGAAAGTGGAAAGCGTAGAGCAGAGAGCACGGCCGCGGGAACCCGCGAGTCGTCCAAGCACCTCAGTTCAGCAAGTGCGCGGGTACAGGAGCAAACAAGAGCCAATCACCCGATGTAGTTCATTGTGCAGACATCCGAAACGCAGCAGCGTGCTCTCCGCTCTCCGCACTCACCCGCTCCTTTCAGGGAAACAACCCGAGTTGCGTGAGTATGTCCGTGGCCTTTTGCGCTTCGCGTGAATTGGGTGCGACGCGACGACACTCCGCGAGCATGAGAACGGCTTCGTCCTTTCTGTTCAATTCCTCAAAGAGGATCTGCGCCAGCTCGATGTACAGTATCGGGAACGTACGATCGTCCCGCTGCATGGACAGTCGGTAGAATTTCGCCGCATACTCGAATTCCCGCGCCTGATTGTGCAGACGCGCGGCGGCGAGCAGCAGCGCGGCATCCTGTGTCTGTTCGTCAATGGATTGCCGGGCGGCGGCGGCTACCTCGTGCGGCGGCAGGCCCGGCGTGCTGAACGTCAACAGAAGGGCTTCTTCCTTCCACTGCGGAATATGAGGACGGTATTTCTCCAAGTACTCCGCCGCCAGTTCGGCCTCTCCAGACTGGAAGCCATAGAGCAGCGCCTTGGAAGCGTTCTCGCGCAGGATCTGTGCGTCCAGTGCGGCGACGCTGTTGGCGGGGGCCGGTGCGGTATACTCGCGCAGGTACTGCCCGAACAGCCAGTGGAAATCCTTGCGCCGCAGCTCCGCATCCGTGTTTTCAACGGCAAGCGTCGAGTATTTCGTGTATGTGGTGATTTTCTGTACGCCGGTAGCGGCCATCTCTTTCAAAATGTCGCGCTGCCGGTCGCGGTCGCGCACGGAGTGATAAAACTTCCGCAGATTCTCCAGTCCGGTGTAGGTGTTCAGCGGGAGCAGCATGTCGCGGTCGCGCTGCAGAGCGTCTTCAAGCCGCGCCGCGGACGCCTCCTCGTCGAGATTGACGCGGAACCAGGTGTACACACTGCCGAAAGACGTGAGCAGCAACGCGGCCAGGAGTACAGGTAGCGAGATGGATTTCAGCGCGTGCGCGTCGAGCAACAGGAGAATGGTGAAAAACAACAGGCCGAGCAGCGGGATGGTCATCAGATCCCAGTCGCGCAGCAGCCCGAAGGTGGTGTTGCCGAAGAGCAAAAGCGTCAGCGCTGCGGCGGCCGCGGTGGCGCCGAAAAGCAGCGCGGGCGATTTCCAGCGCTGACTGCGACGGAATACGATACCCATCACCGGAAGCAGCACGACGAGCACTCCACCATTGAGCAACAACAGGTTCACTATGTCGAGAATATGCGCAAACGAAAACACGGTGTAGCTCTGCGTCCCCTGCACCATGCCGCGTTCAACCAACTCGGAGGGAAGTAACGAGAGCAGGTAGGGATTGTACCCCGCGATTCCGCCCGCGACATACAGCACGATAACCGCGGCCGGGGCCAGCAGACTCAATATCAGCGCGGCGCGCGTGAGCGGAAGTGCGCCACCCTCGCCCCGGTAACGCCAATGAAGCAGCAGAAGCCAGGCCGGAATGAACACCGCCGCCGATGCCCCGAACAGTATGGCTGCGAGCAGGAACAGGCCGGGCATGATCACCGAAGATCTTTTACGCAACGCCCTTATAGACGCGAGGAAGAACAGTACCGTGAAGGAATAACTGAGCGCGTACAGCTCGATGTAACCGAAAAACATCAGCGATGCCGCGCTGAGCAGCGCCGTGGAAACCAGCAGCACGGCAACCGACCGACGTTCGTGCATGCTGAACAGAAAGGCGCCGACAAGCACGATCACCAGGCCACCCAATCCGAGAACCAGGAAAGGCCAGCGCACATTCTCCGGCTGATAGCTGACCGACAACCAGTGGATGAGCTGTCCCGTCAACCACGATGTCGGTTTGATCAAGGCCGTCTGATACCCGGCGTCCGCCGTGATACGGAAAATCTCCGTGGCGTAATACGCACCGTCCCCCAGAAAGGCCCAGGCCACTTGCTGATACCATGCGAGTGCGAGCAAACCGGCGAGCAGCAGCAACCCGGTGACGAGGCGCGGCCATGCGGCACCCCACGCGGTGCCTCCCGAGATCAGACGCATAAGCGCCATGCGCACCGGCGGCACGAGCAGCACGAGCGGCAGGCTGAGCACGGCGACGACGTCCCAGCTCAACGGGAGATACGCCGCATAATCCAGTCCCCAGAGCCGCATTGATCCGCCACCAATCAACGTGGCGAGCCCACGAAGCAGCACGAACACGGCGACCGTCGCGAGCAGGATGTGATCCGTGCGTGACAGGGTGAGGTTTTCGGGTTCCATGCGGCGTTTCTCGCTTGCCGCGGCGCTTTTATTCTCTTTCGGTTTGGCCATAAGGACTGCCTGCGGTGTATGCTCGGGATGTGCAAAATGTCGGTTCTGAACAATTCGTAAGTTATTGCCGCGATGCATGAGAGACAAATTGCATGGCCGGGGACGCGTGATGGTGGTTGCGCACGGCGGCGAGGGTAGTCCCCTCCCATGACATCGAGGGTGTAGTGCGCGAAAAGACAGCCAACCTCGTCACCTTCCGTCATATTAGCAGTCCGCACAGGCGGATTGGTGGGCACACTTCTTATGACATCGAGGCGGGACCTACTTTTCTCGTACGTTTCGGAACGAATCATGCTTCGAGACGCCACCGGACAACGTTGGAGCATCACCTTGAGATTTTGCCGCGGTTCAGCCTGAGGCTGATCAGCATGACGAGCTTAGTTGGCGCCGATTCGGAACCCGATGTCATGCCTGAAATGGACCGGTTTCCGCCCAGGCGGATTGGTGGGCACACTCAGGGTGACCGTGTTTGCGTCGATTTCTTCAAACCAATGTCACACTCGATATAAACCGTCAGCCTCAGGCTGATGGTTACCCGACTCAACGTGACGATTTTTGTTCGCATTTTTTTAATGTCACACGCGATATACACCAGTGTCCGCCACGACGGATTGCGGGTCACACCTGGCGTCCTGAAACGAAATTCGATGCGTAACTGTTGTAATTTATTGTCCGGGTATTGATGTCCATTTGTTCAGCAACGTAACGTATCCGATTCAAGCAGTTCACATGATTCTGTCCGGCATTCTTACGGTTTTTCTCCTCGCCGCTCTTGCGCCCCTGCTGCACCGTGTGCTGCGGAACAAGACAGGCATAGTGTTGGCGATACTGCCCGCAGGGTTTTCCGTGTGGATTGTGTGGGCGATGGTCGGCGGTGCGTCGGACGCCCTGCCTTTGGAGTCGTGG
Proteins encoded in this region:
- a CDS encoding toxin-antitoxin system YwqK family antitoxin, coding for MFVVIVMLLFITLVPHGAAFAQFPQSPNKLDEKGRQQGRWTLLFDKDMKPVAHPDSAAFYSVLTFVNGTVDGVATTYFRGGGKMSEVTYKKGRIEGTSRGWYESGAREFETPHTNGLPHGKETIWYPDGKKRSEALYRNGKEHGSQVEWYQNGNKKSEIPFKDGVIHGTARRWFASGQIQTEIPHSNGRVHGTRIDWYENGKKKSEIRYSNGQRQGKAREWDEQGNPK
- a CDS encoding T9SS C-terminal target domain-containing protein; this translates as MSSITRFLALGTLAGALIFGGCSDDDDSTPINPNPTDTRAELAGNILGSRTLNADSVYVLKGFVLVQPGAVLTIPAGTRIEGDFATKGALITVRGSGNQASGKIIADGTASKPIIFTSSQPAGQRKRGDWGGIVLNGLAPTNWPGGTGVGEGNTGAYGGAKADDNSGILRYVRIEYGGTKITPDNEINGLTLNGVGTGTIIEHVQTHFIADDGFEWFGGTVNGKWLVSSGNDDDAFDMDYGFSGKLQFLLALQDPDLANRGLEMDNDASGSSNMTTAPTSGADGLSYDGTQTLTSPLIYNWTVIGTGKEKANDDNNDGLYIRRNSQPRFANVLVTNFGNYSAVVDGSGSIGHMTSGASYIKNSIFHGGKGGYAHRTSSGTTVQSIPAEWNTREADPMLTSIVFTTPDPRPKAGSPALSGAADPTMDPMSKGFFTAAPYVGAFDGATNWLSGWTNFAKN
- a CDS encoding TonB-dependent receptor, translated to MLKFIKWRRLFVALVLFFPSLALSQNASVSGKVVDAATGEPLIGANVLLVGKSKGATTDLDGVYLIRDLSAGKYDLQISYVSYTKKLVRGVELVAGKPTTINVSLESETFEMEEVVVEAAAVRNSEAALLALQKKAAGVSDAISEEQIKRSPDSDAADAVKRVTGVSVVGGKYTYVRGLGERYSNTQLNDVSIPSPEPEKKVVPFDLFPSNMIQNLITAKTFTPDQPGNFSGGLVKINTREFPTAFTMNAGISTGFNTNTSSASIPGYTGGATDFLGFDDGTRSLPSAVPSTPPSNRPTAAQSAGLLGLFNNQWTPENRTAAPNLGVNFSIGDQFTLGSLPVGYLASLSYSAETSYREKRERYPTQEIDPATGVAQLKDDYTVRQGTNSVLWGALLNLSTRLSDNDKISVKSIFNRSSDDEARLIDGYSAQGSSSGFYRSSRLQFVGRTIFSSVLSGEHQMKNTLDSRLEWRASIATAQRDEPDNRETVYALEQSTGRYFLPNNFGSGNGRFFSDLNDQSYSAGLDWIVPVNALGQNSRVKVGALADVRTREFSARRFLFSNVNSASQYLSPEELFTPENVAAGNIEFLDATAANDSYDADEATFAGYAMIDLALTDRLRMIAGARYENIATEVTSFDPFGVTSPENMNASLKDANILPAVNLVYTVTPNMNLRAAFSKTIARPEFRELAPFRFDDYRTSTFGNAALKQTDIQNYDVRWEWYPNPGEIVAVSAFYKQFNDPIEKVLYPSANNNFVIPINANDAENVGLEFEVRKNLGFAHDLLENFNVGMNVTLVQSRIEFRKDENFAVRAIPGLDYLSAAGFANSERPLEGMSPYVVNLSLGYSAPTGTNVMLFYNLLGERIREIGTSGYDDTYEQARNQLDLTIAQKVLETVSVKLAMKNLLNEDYIFRMGDLETSRYSIGRSFSLGLSYSL
- a CDS encoding alkaline phosphatase, with the protein product MRTSFVLCFFALIAIIGGKGIAQQALTGNVIFIHPDGSGASMWGALRLLEQGPDGMLHWDRMERLGLYRGHQRNSAGSTSHAGATTHAFGVKVDYDTFGHVPEKPVTTPTGRTVSIMTEAIERGIVTGLINSGHLAEPGTAVFVAGAFDRASTDTITAKLLAGGVDVIMGGGENLLLPAGQRGRHGGEGVRKDGRNLIEEARAAGYTVIFTRDELLALPDGVEKLLGVFAAKHTFNDMSEEELKAKGLPLYQPDAPTVAEMTAATLNIFQKMGKQFILVVEEEGSDNFANDNNAIGALTALSRANEAIGVALEYIARHPETLLLTAADSDAGGMEVYSVRAAEEFDAPLPTVTDNGSPLDGMGGTATLPFTAAPDAFGTRLRFGIAWACEEDVMGAIVARAHGLNAEHLPASVDNTEIYRLMYRTLFGKE